The Sylvia atricapilla isolate bSylAtr1 chromosome 10, bSylAtr1.pri, whole genome shotgun sequence genome contains a region encoding:
- the TM4SF1 gene encoding transmembrane 4 L6 family member 1 encodes MCFGRCARCVGYKLLILALLCIVANTLLYFPNGETRFASEHHLSKYVECLHGILGGGFLVLIPAAVFIGLHNDDCCGCFGRESCGKSCAMLSSVLAAFVGILGSGYCIIISALGLSQGPYCFTHLERNWIYPFTDSSGGYLFEYNKWSECQEPQNIVQWNVTLFSILLVFGGIEFILCFIQIINGILGGLCGLCCNHEEAYVC; translated from the exons ATGTGTTTTGGAAGGTGTGCTAGATGTGTTGGTTATAAGTTGCTCATCCTTGCCCTCCTCTGCATTGTGGCCAACACTTTACTTTATTTTCCCAATGGCGAAACACGATTTGCTTCAGAGCATCACCTCAGCAAATACGTAGAGTGCCTTCACGGCATTCTAGGTGGAGGCTTTCTG GTACTCATTCCAGCTGCAGTGTTCATTGGGCTTCACAATGATGACTGCTGTGGGTGCTTTGGCCGTGAGAGCTGTGGAAAGAGCTGTGCG ATGCTGTCCTCAGTTCTGGCAGCCTTTGTTGGGATCCTTGGCTCTGGATACTGTATAATCATTTCAGCACTGGGGCTGTCTCAAGGACCGTATTGTTTTACCCACCTAGAGAGAAACTGGATCTATCCTTTCACTGACTCCTCTGGAGG GTACTTGTTTGAGTATAACAAGTGGTCTGAATGTCAGGAACCTCAAAACATCGTGCAGTGGAATGTCACTCTCTTTTCTATCCTCCTTGTTTTTGGAGGAATAGAATTCATTCTGTGCTTCATACAGATAATCAATGGCATTCTTGGAGGACTGTGTGGGTTGTGCTGCAATCATGAGGAG GCATATGTTTGCTAG